The segment CTCTCAAATTCCTGAATTTTCTATCTGGCGAGGAAATAATTAGAGAGGTTCCCTCAACAACATCCTTCACTTTTTTTACTTCTATATCTACTTCTATTCCAAGCTTATCAATTTCTTCCCTTAACTTTTTTAAGGAAAAGCCAGCATCAATAAGGGATGCAAGAAACATATCACCGCTTATTCCAGATACTATATCAATATATGCAATCATTTTATCCTCCTGTCTATCAGATGGGCAGCAACCCCCGCCCCAAATCCATTATCAATATTGACAATAACTATTCCAGGAGAGCAACTGTTTAGCATGCTCATAAGGGCAGCAAGCCCGTTTATTCCAGTTCCATATCCAATGCTTGTTGGAACAGCTATAACTGGTGAGGATGTGAAATTTGATATTATTGTTGGAAGAATTCCATCCATACCAGCAACAGCAACAACAACACTTGCCTTTTCAATATCCTCGGCAAAATTAATTATCCTATGAATGCCTGCAACTCCAACATCATATATCCTTTTTACCCTGCTTCCAAGTTCCTCAGCGGTCACGCTTGCTTCTTCCGCAACTTTTAAGTCTGCTGTGCCTGCGGATGCGACAACTATATAACTTTTTCTCCTTGTTTTTTTCTTTTTTCCTATCACAATCATTCCGCATTCCTTATAGTATCTGCAATTTTTTAAGCCCTTAAGCATTTTATATGTTTTATCGCTTGCCCTTGTTATGAAAA is part of the Thermoplasmatales archaeon genome and harbors:
- the larB gene encoding nickel pincer cofactor biosynthesis protein LarB, with the protein product MEVEELLKKVKEGKISIEEAKKMLKILPFKDIGFAKIDFHRRIRREIPEVIYAEGKTKEQIKKIVEEMLPVEKIFITRASDKTYKMLKGLKNCRYYKECGMIVIGKKKKTRRKSYIVVASAGTADLKVAEEASVTAEELGSRVKRIYDVGVAGIHRIINFAEDIEKASVVVAVAGMDGILPTIISNFTSSPVIAVPTSIGYGTGINGLAALMSMLNSCSPGIVIVNIDNGFGAGVAAHLIDRRIK